One segment of Pseudoalteromonas rubra DNA contains the following:
- a CDS encoding sterol desaturase family protein translates to MIETLWQSLLSLPGYLLDANKRIYWLYLLSAVVMAGLVYTKLQGPRSLKGFLGFLFPRDVWLSDSAKLDYGLFVVNKLIKALTFAPIVLTMVPVAIAVSDGLEWLFGAPLHLAWHDSVVIFLFTLMLFLVDDFTRYLLHLALHKIPFLWEFHKVHHSAKVLTPFTIYRSHPVESYLYACRMALTQGIVVGLGYFVFGTTLSMFDILGANAFVFLFNIFGSNLRHSHIWFSWGDKVENWFISPAQHQIHHSADPAHFDTNLGSALAIWDRMGRTLIRASAVTNIEIGVGRYDAGHDSLSAIYLKPLREAWFSLLPKKVRGGVKEEK, encoded by the coding sequence ATGATCGAAACACTCTGGCAAAGCTTGTTATCTTTGCCCGGTTATTTACTGGATGCAAATAAACGCATTTATTGGCTGTACCTGCTGAGTGCAGTGGTGATGGCTGGTTTGGTTTACACCAAACTACAAGGCCCTCGCTCGCTTAAAGGTTTCCTGGGGTTTCTGTTCCCACGTGATGTGTGGCTGTCTGACAGTGCGAAGCTGGATTATGGCTTATTTGTCGTCAACAAACTGATCAAAGCCCTGACCTTTGCACCTATCGTATTAACTATGGTGCCGGTTGCGATTGCAGTCTCTGATGGTCTTGAGTGGTTATTTGGTGCACCATTGCATTTGGCCTGGCATGATTCAGTGGTGATTTTTCTGTTTACACTGATGTTGTTTCTGGTCGATGACTTTACGCGTTACCTGTTGCATCTTGCGTTACATAAAATCCCATTTCTTTGGGAGTTTCATAAGGTGCATCATTCTGCAAAAGTGCTGACTCCATTCACTATTTACCGCTCTCATCCGGTTGAAAGTTACTTATATGCATGCCGGATGGCTCTGACGCAGGGGATTGTGGTTGGTTTGGGCTATTTTGTCTTCGGTACGACGTTGAGCATGTTTGATATCTTAGGTGCGAATGCTTTTGTCTTTCTATTCAATATTTTTGGCTCGAATCTGAGGCATTCACACATCTGGTTCAGTTGGGGAGACAAGGTAGAAAACTGGTTTATCAGCCCGGCACAACATCAGATCCATCATAGTGCTGATCCGGCTCATTTTGATACTAATCTGGGTTCGGCACTGGCCATCTGGGACAGAATGGGGCGAACTTTGATCCGTGCATCAGCAGTGACCAACATTGAAATCGGCGTAGGTCGCTACGACGCAGGTCATGATAGCTTAAGTGCCATATATCTGAAGCCGCTGCGAGAAGCGTGGTTTAGCTTGTTGCCAAAGAAAGTACGTGGTGGCGTGAAAGAAGAGAAATAG
- a CDS encoding TonB-dependent receptor family protein, which yields MKRSVLAMAVALAAPQVLANSDANNDDMEHIQILSHYDKLRTEAGSATLLSEEQLAEFEYDDIHRILASVPGVNIREEDGYGLRPNIGFRGVTPERSKKITIMEDGVLIGPAPYSAPAAYYFPVTTRMTAVEVFKGPAAIKHGPQSVAGALNLVTRAVPEFSEGAIDLATGSDGYTKAHAYFGSVVNNVGFLLEGVNLQADGFKDLDGGADTGFEKNDLLAKFNYKLQQGEFEHTFGLKLSYADELSNETYLGLTDADFDATPYRRYAASQPDNMDTKHSQVMFSHHLKYQDVSLTSRVYRNDYERAWLKLDGLTNTDATLPEILANPEDEQYQRLYQVISGTADSIADNGRPNYLSMGTNDREYFSQGIQVDGSAKFKLAGYDNTLSFGVRFHEDEIERKHFNETYGMRDGSAFNLGLDKVYTSQNTENTKAWSVYLEDKVTIDALTLGVGIRGELMDMAYQDTVNADDWQDKTTRIWLPGMSGFYQLSEDSGILFGVHQGFSPASPQQSVDIEIEKSTNYEFGGRFNDGVTQLEVVSFFNDYSNLKESCGQSNCGALEVGKEFNGGEAHVYGLEAQFSQRYPLNLQIDIPYGFVYTYTKGEFKNDRYTNFAQWGHVKSGDELPYLPEHQASFNIGVSAPDWRVSLAVKYVGSMSEAAGRSWDSSTDPNAPNGSYDLVLEGKEVSAITTVDLSAVYELGKYGQVYAKVDNLLDETKIVSRRPYGARPGKPRQFTLGYKYSF from the coding sequence ATGAAAAGATCTGTGTTGGCTATGGCGGTTGCGCTGGCAGCGCCTCAGGTATTGGCAAACAGTGATGCAAACAATGACGACATGGAACACATTCAAATCCTGAGTCATTACGATAAACTTCGCACAGAAGCGGGCTCTGCGACGTTGTTGAGTGAAGAGCAGCTGGCGGAGTTTGAGTACGATGACATCCATCGTATATTAGCATCAGTACCGGGTGTGAATATCCGTGAGGAAGATGGCTATGGCCTGCGTCCGAACATCGGCTTTCGTGGTGTAACACCAGAACGAAGCAAAAAAATAACCATTATGGAAGATGGTGTATTGATTGGCCCGGCACCTTACTCTGCCCCTGCTGCTTATTATTTCCCTGTGACAACCCGGATGACAGCCGTTGAGGTCTTTAAAGGCCCAGCAGCTATCAAACATGGACCGCAATCTGTGGCTGGAGCACTGAATTTGGTTACTCGTGCGGTACCTGAGTTTTCTGAAGGTGCGATTGATTTGGCCACGGGCAGTGACGGTTACACCAAAGCGCACGCATATTTTGGGTCTGTGGTAAATAATGTTGGATTTTTGCTTGAAGGGGTGAATCTGCAAGCCGATGGCTTTAAAGACCTTGATGGGGGTGCAGATACCGGATTTGAGAAAAATGACCTGCTGGCTAAGTTCAATTATAAGCTGCAGCAAGGGGAGTTCGAGCACACATTCGGACTTAAGCTCAGCTATGCTGACGAGCTATCTAATGAAACCTACCTGGGTCTGACTGATGCTGACTTTGATGCCACGCCATATCGGCGTTATGCTGCGTCTCAGCCTGACAACATGGATACTAAGCACAGTCAGGTAATGTTCTCCCACCATCTGAAATATCAGGATGTGAGTCTGACATCACGCGTTTATCGCAATGATTATGAGCGCGCCTGGTTAAAGCTGGACGGGTTGACCAACACCGATGCGACCTTACCTGAGATCCTTGCAAATCCGGAAGACGAGCAATATCAACGTTTGTATCAGGTGATCAGTGGCACGGCTGACTCGATTGCTGACAATGGTCGTCCTAATTACTTGTCCATGGGCACCAATGATCGTGAGTACTTCTCGCAGGGGATCCAGGTGGACGGGTCTGCCAAGTTCAAGCTGGCAGGGTACGACAATACCTTATCGTTTGGTGTTCGCTTTCATGAAGATGAAATAGAGCGTAAGCACTTCAACGAAACTTACGGAATGAGAGACGGCAGTGCGTTTAATCTGGGCTTAGATAAAGTCTATACCTCCCAAAACACTGAAAATACCAAGGCCTGGTCTGTCTACCTTGAGGACAAGGTCACTATAGATGCCTTAACTTTGGGTGTGGGTATACGTGGTGAGCTGATGGACATGGCGTATCAGGATACTGTTAATGCGGATGACTGGCAGGACAAAACCACACGGATCTGGTTACCGGGTATGAGTGGCTTCTATCAGTTGTCGGAAGACTCCGGTATTTTGTTTGGCGTTCATCAGGGTTTCTCTCCAGCGTCGCCGCAGCAATCGGTTGACATCGAAATCGAGAAGAGCACCAACTATGAATTCGGCGGCCGTTTTAATGATGGGGTAACGCAGCTTGAAGTAGTGAGCTTTTTCAATGATTACAGTAATTTGAAAGAAAGCTGTGGTCAGTCTAACTGTGGTGCGTTGGAAGTCGGCAAAGAGTTCAACGGCGGTGAGGCACATGTATATGGTCTGGAAGCCCAGTTTAGTCAACGTTACCCTCTAAACCTGCAAATTGATATTCCTTACGGGTTTGTTTACACCTATACCAAAGGTGAATTCAAAAACGATCGATACACTAATTTTGCCCAATGGGGTCATGTGAAAAGTGGTGACGAGCTGCCATACCTGCCCGAGCATCAGGCCAGCTTTAACATTGGTGTGTCGGCTCCGGACTGGCGTGTATCGCTTGCTGTCAAGTATGTTGGCTCTATGTCTGAAGCGGCTGGACGAAGCTGGGATAGCAGCACAGATCCAAATGCGCCAAATGGTAGCTATGATCTGGTGCTTGAAGGCAAAGAGGTGTCAGCGATCACAACCGTTGATCTGTCAGCGGTCTATGAGCTGGGCAAATATGGTCAGGTCTACGCTAAAGTTGATAACCTGTTGGATGAGACCAAGATTGTAAGTCGTCGTCCTTATGGGGCTCGACCAGGCAAACCTCGCCAGTTTACATTGGGTTATAAGTACTCATTCTAA
- a CDS encoding imelysin family protein gives MRRQTRPILLATAIGLALSGCGESTSSSAGPGYNQGTPVVEPTTFDQKKLVANLTDNVFTPTFQQFADKASGQTAVIKAYCDLETAFDPTLQDDAAKTARDEALLAAQNSWKEAMVSWQHAELMIVGPLLADDKALRKDIYSWPDTNYCNVDQDVAYFAEGEINGVPYDISKRSDKRRGLDALEYLLFNNELDHSCSAAASGEILAQWNTLEDQQRRVMRCQYAVEVSTDLKATSERLMFEWAGEQGYAAKLKNAGESGSEFTTVTEAVNLISDALFYMTEELKDYKLATPLGLFANQCGTEVCPQAVESRFAEHSIENIQANIAAFEQIFLGQGTDSEDTTGFDDFLDEQDASQTKEVMLQGIADAKAATDALNGSLQQALDEDTAGVTNTHAKVKDVTDELKNDFIQKLALELPKTSAGDND, from the coding sequence ATGAGAAGACAAACCAGACCTATCTTACTGGCAACGGCCATTGGTTTGGCATTAAGCGGATGTGGTGAAAGCACGTCCAGCTCTGCGGGTCCAGGATACAATCAGGGTACCCCGGTGGTAGAGCCAACAACGTTCGATCAGAAAAAGCTCGTAGCGAACCTAACCGACAACGTTTTTACCCCCACGTTCCAGCAATTTGCTGACAAAGCAAGTGGACAAACCGCTGTGATTAAAGCGTATTGTGACCTGGAAACGGCATTTGATCCGACCTTGCAGGACGATGCTGCGAAAACAGCGCGTGATGAAGCATTACTTGCTGCACAAAATAGCTGGAAAGAGGCGATGGTTAGCTGGCAGCATGCTGAATTGATGATCGTTGGCCCATTGCTGGCAGACGACAAAGCACTGCGTAAAGACATCTACTCCTGGCCAGATACCAATTATTGTAACGTTGATCAGGATGTGGCCTATTTTGCTGAGGGCGAAATTAATGGTGTCCCTTACGATATCAGCAAGCGTAGTGATAAGCGTCGTGGCTTAGACGCTCTTGAGTATTTATTGTTTAACAACGAGCTTGACCACAGTTGCTCTGCGGCAGCCAGTGGTGAAATTCTAGCCCAATGGAATACGCTCGAAGACCAACAACGCCGTGTCATGCGTTGCCAGTATGCCGTTGAGGTGTCCACTGATCTGAAAGCAACGTCAGAGCGACTAATGTTTGAATGGGCGGGCGAACAAGGCTACGCCGCTAAGCTAAAGAATGCGGGTGAGTCCGGTAGTGAATTTACCACAGTCACTGAGGCGGTTAACCTTATTTCCGATGCGCTCTTTTATATGACCGAAGAGCTCAAGGACTATAAACTAGCAACACCGCTGGGTTTATTTGCTAACCAATGCGGTACTGAAGTGTGTCCTCAGGCGGTAGAATCGCGCTTTGCTGAGCATTCAATAGAAAATATCCAGGCCAATATCGCGGCATTTGAGCAAATCTTCCTTGGTCAGGGCACAGACAGTGAAGACACCACAGGCTTTGATGATTTCCTTGACGAACAAGATGCCAGTCAGACCAAAGAAGTGATGTTGCAGGGTATTGCAGATGCAAAAGCGGCGACAGATGCACTGAATGGTAGCTTACAGCAAGCATTGGATGAAGACACCGCAGGTGTGACAAACACCCATGCTAAGGTCAAAGACGTTACTGATGAGCTTAAAAACGACTTTATTCAAAAGTTGGCGCTGGAACTTCCTAAAACATCGGCAGGTGATAATGACTAA
- a CDS encoding DUF4856 domain-containing protein yields MIFKKSLLATSILVATLGLTACGGSSSNDNNVETPDPTTPTTPSNEAPTALTLESKDADATEVTVTENMVAVEIGTLVVTDSDDDSHTFEVSDSRFEVVEGVLRLKAGEHLNYELEQEVTVTVTVNDGENTEEFQVKFKVLDEMDYDFISRFAEGESSVAYSGQIARHVLIKELFNYIGSAQFVTDAQGANATKETLLTELNKFYAVSEEDYNSIWEDRALTVVTDPAAQTTLTDISSSHKNLSGKVAGNDAKGQYKDWTEDGSFAGWTAIAADGETPIPELFVKQLFDQLADRAITGNATAPGGEEIDTIYVTETGVDLNQLIQKFLYGAVAFSQSADDYLDYDTEGKGLQTDNTVAVEGKTYTNLEHQWDEGFGYFGAARNYMSYSDDEIAGKGGRDGFSAGYNDANADGKIDFNSEYNFGNSTNAAKRDRGTVDNANPTDLTKDAFEAFYNGRKLINATEGALSEAQMDELKGHAKDALMAWEKAIAATVVHYINDTTKDLEALKEGVNGGEYKASDFATLAKHWSEMKGFALNFQFNRFSPFYAEGNVGKFEQMHDLMGTQPAIEPNDVDAYIEKLGQARDILQEVYGFDAENVANW; encoded by the coding sequence ATGATTTTCAAAAAATCTCTGCTTGCTACTTCTATTTTAGTTGCTACTTTAGGTTTGACCGCATGCGGTGGTTCAAGCTCAAATGACAATAACGTTGAGACGCCAGATCCGACCACACCTACCACACCTTCGAACGAAGCACCTACAGCATTAACACTGGAAAGTAAGGATGCAGACGCAACTGAAGTCACTGTGACTGAAAATATGGTTGCGGTAGAGATAGGTACTTTGGTTGTAACTGACAGCGACGATGACAGCCACACTTTTGAAGTGTCTGACTCGCGTTTTGAAGTTGTTGAAGGCGTTTTAAGATTAAAAGCCGGTGAACACCTGAACTATGAATTAGAGCAGGAAGTGACGGTTACGGTTACCGTTAATGACGGTGAAAACACGGAAGAATTCCAGGTTAAGTTTAAAGTACTGGACGAAATGGACTATGATTTCATCAGCCGTTTTGCAGAAGGTGAATCCAGTGTTGCTTACTCAGGCCAGATTGCACGTCACGTGTTAATCAAAGAGTTGTTCAATTACATTGGCAGCGCTCAGTTCGTTACGGACGCACAAGGCGCAAATGCAACAAAAGAAACGCTACTTACTGAGCTAAACAAGTTTTATGCCGTATCTGAAGAGGACTATAACAGCATCTGGGAGGATCGTGCTCTTACTGTGGTGACAGACCCTGCGGCACAGACTACTTTGACTGATATTTCATCTTCTCACAAAAACCTGAGTGGAAAAGTCGCTGGTAATGATGCAAAAGGTCAGTACAAAGATTGGACTGAAGATGGCAGCTTCGCTGGCTGGACAGCCATCGCAGCAGACGGTGAGACCCCAATTCCTGAGCTATTTGTAAAACAATTGTTTGATCAGTTAGCTGATCGTGCGATTACAGGTAATGCAACCGCACCTGGTGGTGAAGAGATCGACACCATCTATGTGACTGAAACAGGTGTTGACCTTAATCAGTTGATCCAAAAGTTCCTATACGGTGCCGTGGCTTTCTCTCAGTCAGCGGACGATTATCTGGACTATGACACAGAAGGCAAAGGTCTGCAGACTGATAACACGGTTGCCGTTGAAGGTAAAACTTACACTAACCTTGAGCACCAGTGGGATGAAGGTTTCGGCTACTTCGGTGCAGCGCGTAACTACATGAGCTATTCTGATGACGAGATTGCAGGTAAAGGCGGACGTGACGGCTTCAGCGCTGGTTACAACGATGCTAATGCTGATGGCAAAATTGACTTTAACTCAGAGTATAACTTTGGTAACTCGACCAACGCAGCTAAGCGTGACCGTGGTACTGTCGATAATGCAAATCCAACTGACCTGACTAAAGACGCATTTGAAGCGTTCTACAATGGTCGTAAGTTGATTAACGCAACTGAAGGCGCGCTTAGTGAAGCGCAAATGGATGAACTGAAAGGCCATGCGAAAGATGCACTGATGGCATGGGAAAAAGCCATTGCAGCAACAGTTGTGCATTATATCAATGACACAACTAAAGACCTGGAAGCGCTGAAAGAAGGCGTAAATGGCGGTGAGTACAAAGCATCAGATTTCGCTACACTCGCTAAGCATTGGTCAGAAATGAAAGGCTTTGCACTGAACTTCCAGTTCAACCGTTTCTCACCGTTCTATGCAGAAGGTAATGTCGGTAAATTCGAGCAAATGCATGACCTGATGGGCACGCAGCCAGCGATCGAACCAAATGACGTAGATGCTTACATTGAGAAGCTGGGTCAGGCACGTGACATCCTTCAGGAAGTATACGGCTTTGATGCAGAGAATGTTGCTAACTGGTAA
- a CDS encoding response regulator transcription factor, protein MSTVLIAQDEKGHSIAPFEALQQHGYVMRFMNIHEATRKGYPAQQVDSIVIGQALATSAQYDTINTLKSCFDAPLMVALDEDNEDLQSLMLELGADDVIPCMAKPRLWRARLDALVRKHPAISAMQSETPDELHFGQLYLNLHERSVSLKKQPVSLTSHEFELLWLLASRAPDVVSREDIYKKVVGQHYQANSRTVDVRVSCLRRKLGDTAVGAEKIKTVWRKGYLFVKDAW, encoded by the coding sequence GTGTCAACGGTATTAATCGCGCAAGATGAAAAAGGACACAGCATCGCACCCTTTGAGGCATTGCAGCAGCATGGTTATGTTATGCGGTTTATGAATATTCATGAGGCAACTCGTAAAGGGTATCCGGCTCAACAAGTAGACAGTATTGTGATTGGTCAGGCTCTGGCAACCAGTGCGCAGTACGATACTATTAATACACTCAAATCCTGCTTCGATGCGCCTCTGATGGTAGCGCTTGACGAGGACAATGAAGATTTGCAGAGCCTGATGCTGGAACTGGGCGCAGACGATGTCATCCCCTGTATGGCCAAACCCCGATTATGGCGTGCCCGGCTTGATGCTTTGGTACGTAAACACCCGGCCATATCGGCCATGCAGTCTGAAACGCCAGATGAGCTCCACTTTGGTCAGCTTTACCTGAATTTGCATGAACGCAGTGTTTCACTGAAAAAGCAACCGGTTAGCTTGACCAGTCATGAGTTTGAGTTACTCTGGCTGTTGGCTTCTCGCGCCCCGGACGTTGTCAGTCGCGAAGACATTTATAAAAAGGTGGTTGGACAGCATTACCAGGCAAACAGTCGCACGGTAGATGTGCGTGTATCATGTTTGCGCAGAAAACTGGGAGATACCGCTGTCGGCGCAGAAAAAATTAAAACAGTTTGGCGTAAAGGTTATCTGTTTGTAAAAGATGCCTGGTGA
- the ilvY gene encoding HTH-type transcriptional activator IlvY, translated as MDHKQLKYFLALADTLHFSRASERCYISPPTLSRQIKQLEEEVGAPLFIRDNRSVALTSQGQAFIHYAQATLASWRQFKSECLDEDKPLSGELSLFCSVTASYSFIYDLFARYRQDFPQVELNLLTGDPANSIAQVQGEVVDVAVAVRPRNLPQGLEYLSIGRSRLLFIAPTMKCPLSELLEQQRGELPWQQVPFIVPEHGVLKERLDVFFKKKALQPKIYAHVSGHEAMVALTSLGFGIAYVPEVVLEQSPFRNQVQTLGLQSEEIEIGLVCKKKRLQDPVVSALFRVAARLFAA; from the coding sequence ATGGACCATAAACAACTTAAGTACTTTCTGGCATTGGCGGATACACTGCATTTTTCCCGCGCCAGTGAGCGCTGCTATATTAGCCCCCCAACGCTGAGTCGGCAGATAAAACAGCTTGAAGAGGAGGTTGGCGCGCCGCTATTTATCCGTGACAACCGCAGTGTCGCTCTGACATCACAAGGGCAGGCTTTTATTCATTACGCGCAGGCTACGCTGGCAAGTTGGCGCCAGTTTAAAAGTGAATGTCTGGATGAAGACAAGCCGCTCAGTGGTGAGCTGAGCTTGTTTTGTTCTGTGACTGCCTCTTACAGTTTTATCTATGACTTGTTTGCTCGTTACCGACAGGATTTCCCTCAGGTAGAGCTCAACTTGTTGACTGGCGATCCGGCAAACTCTATTGCTCAGGTACAGGGAGAAGTGGTTGATGTTGCCGTTGCAGTTCGGCCCCGTAACCTGCCCCAGGGGCTGGAATACCTCAGTATTGGTCGCTCACGGCTGCTGTTTATTGCGCCAACGATGAAATGCCCTTTGAGTGAGCTGCTGGAGCAGCAGCGTGGAGAACTACCCTGGCAACAGGTACCTTTCATCGTGCCCGAGCATGGTGTTTTGAAAGAGCGTCTGGATGTGTTTTTTAAGAAGAAAGCACTACAGCCGAAGATCTATGCACATGTTTCCGGTCATGAGGCCATGGTTGCTTTGACCAGCCTGGGCTTCGGCATTGCTTATGTGCCAGAAGTCGTATTAGAGCAAAGCCCGTTTAGAAACCAGGTTCAGACGTTGGGGTTGCAAAGCGAAGAGATTGAAATTGGCCTGGTATGCAAGAAAAAACGTCTTCAGGACCCGGTTGTTAGTGCCTTATTTCGGGTTGCGGCGCGTTTGTTCGCCGCGTAA
- the ilvC gene encoding ketol-acid reductoisomerase yields MANYFNSLPLREQLAQLAQCHFMDPKEFEDGVNVLLGKKLVIIGCGAQGLNQGLNLRDSGLDVSYALRQSAIDEKRQSFKNASENGFEVGTYETLIPQADLVLNLTPDKQHTAVVEAVMPLMKHGATLAYSHGFNIVEEGMQVREDITVIMVAPKCPGTEVREEYKRGFGVPTLIAVHPENDPQGHGLAQAKAYAAGTGGHKAGVLHSSFIAEVKSDLMGEQTILCGMLQTGSLLCFDKMVEQGIEAGYASKLIQYGWEVITEALKHGGITNMMDRLSNPAKIKAFGLSEELKTLMRPLYNKHMDDIISGEFSQGMMADWHEDDAKLLSWRAETAETAFEKQPNCEQEITEQAFFDNGILMVAMVKAGVELAFETMTAAGIIEESAYYESLHETPLIANTIARKKLFEMNRTISDTAEYGCYLYNHACLPLLKPFMEKIGTDVIGKGLSHDSNEVDNQALIEVNAAIRNHPVEVVGNTLRGYMSAMKKII; encoded by the coding sequence ATGGCGAACTATTTCAATTCACTGCCACTGCGTGAGCAACTAGCCCAACTGGCGCAGTGCCATTTCATGGACCCCAAAGAGTTTGAGGACGGTGTTAACGTCCTGCTTGGTAAAAAACTGGTGATCATTGGCTGCGGCGCTCAGGGCCTAAACCAGGGTCTGAACTTACGCGATTCAGGGTTAGATGTCAGCTATGCGCTGCGTCAGTCTGCCATTGATGAAAAGCGCCAGTCATTTAAAAATGCCAGCGAAAATGGCTTTGAAGTGGGTACCTACGAAACCTTGATCCCACAGGCTGATCTGGTTCTTAACCTGACGCCAGACAAGCAACACACAGCGGTAGTTGAAGCCGTGATGCCACTGATGAAACATGGGGCCACACTCGCCTATTCCCATGGCTTCAATATCGTTGAAGAAGGTATGCAAGTACGTGAAGACATTACCGTTATCATGGTGGCACCTAAGTGTCCGGGCACTGAGGTTCGAGAAGAATACAAGCGTGGCTTTGGCGTGCCGACCTTAATTGCAGTGCACCCGGAAAATGACCCTCAAGGTCATGGTCTGGCTCAGGCTAAAGCCTATGCAGCGGGAACAGGTGGGCACAAAGCTGGTGTGCTTCATTCATCCTTCATCGCCGAAGTGAAGTCTGATTTGATGGGCGAACAGACCATACTGTGCGGTATGCTACAAACCGGCTCATTACTGTGCTTTGATAAAATGGTCGAACAAGGTATTGAAGCGGGTTATGCCTCAAAACTTATCCAGTACGGTTGGGAAGTGATCACTGAAGCACTCAAACACGGTGGTATCACCAATATGATGGACCGCCTGTCCAACCCGGCCAAAATCAAGGCGTTTGGTTTAAGTGAAGAGCTTAAAACACTCATGCGACCTCTTTACAACAAACATATGGACGACATCATCAGTGGTGAGTTTTCTCAGGGTATGATGGCGGACTGGCATGAAGACGATGCCAAGCTGCTTAGCTGGCGCGCTGAAACCGCAGAAACCGCGTTCGAGAAACAGCCAAATTGTGAACAAGAAATTACCGAGCAAGCATTTTTTGACAACGGTATTTTGATGGTCGCTATGGTAAAAGCTGGTGTAGAGCTTGCGTTTGAAACAATGACCGCTGCGGGCATCATCGAAGAATCTGCCTATTACGAGTCCTTGCATGAGACGCCATTAATCGCCAATACAATAGCTCGTAAAAAGCTGTTCGAAATGAACCGTACAATCTCAGATACGGCAGAATACGGCTGTTATTTATACAACCATGCCTGTTTACCGTTACTCAAACCATTTATGGAGAAAATCGGTACAGACGTCATTGGTAAAGGGTTATCACACGACAGCAATGAAGTAGACAACCAGGCGCTGATCGAGGTCAACGCGGCAATCCGTAATCATCCGGTTGAAGTGGTTGGCAACACCTTGCGCGGCTACATGTCTGCCATGAAGAAAATAATCTAA